A genomic window from Streptomyces sp. 846.5 includes:
- a CDS encoding glycosyltransferase family 39 protein: MTTTCTITAPAASRPQAGLRYSRPALLVIAALAALLYGWDIGDSRYHAFYADAVRSMSMSWKAFFYGSFDPSSSVTLDKLPGYLWPQALTVRLLGFHTWTLLLPQAVEGVLSVLVLHRAVRRWAGENAALAAAAAFVVTPAVAGLFRTVTEDALFTLLLLLAVDAVQRAAASARLRPLLAAGAWIGLAFQAKMIEAWVALPVFGLVYLVCAPTALRRRLLHTAAAGALALTVSLSWMTAVSLTPASDRPYVDGTTDNSVFSMVVGYNFLSRFSGLGLSAASTGSVAAVSGTSTGTPDSTKTPEPRTGGQYGWTKLFVKPLGSQVGWLYPSALAGVALGLRRRRSRPRTDRQRSGYLLWGGLAGVFGLVFSAGAVDGHTYYMGVVAAPLAALAGAGFTLLWRSYRAGGRAALALPATLAASLAWAFAISREFPRFLPWAWPSALALGLLSAGLLLWDQCRPTRRLAVLGLVAALAANLFTPAAWSATVLSHRYGHSWLGTVGQPALKSGKPGSTSGSGVSGTLTKRQRQLYAYLTAHRDGAEYLMAVWSWEQATPYILAKDAPVLAVGGYTGLAPTPTTTELARLVDAGKLRFVLLKHSARETAPRAAVSTWVHTNCTLVPAADYGGKPTGSSTDLYSCANKI; the protein is encoded by the coding sequence GTGACCACCACCTGCACCATCACCGCGCCCGCCGCCTCAAGACCCCAGGCGGGCCTGCGCTACAGCCGCCCGGCCCTCCTGGTGATCGCGGCGCTCGCGGCCCTCCTGTACGGCTGGGACATCGGCGACTCCCGGTACCACGCGTTCTACGCCGATGCCGTCCGCAGCATGTCCATGAGCTGGAAGGCGTTCTTCTACGGCTCGTTCGACCCGAGCAGTTCGGTCACGCTGGACAAACTGCCCGGCTATCTGTGGCCGCAGGCCCTGACCGTCCGCCTGCTGGGCTTCCACACCTGGACGCTGCTGCTCCCGCAGGCCGTCGAGGGCGTCCTCTCGGTCCTGGTTCTGCACCGCGCGGTACGGCGCTGGGCCGGGGAGAACGCCGCCCTGGCGGCGGCCGCCGCCTTCGTGGTGACCCCGGCGGTGGCCGGGCTGTTCCGCACCGTGACCGAGGACGCGCTGTTCACCCTCCTCCTGCTGCTGGCCGTCGACGCCGTGCAGCGGGCGGCGGCCTCGGCGCGGCTGCGGCCGCTGCTGGCCGCCGGGGCCTGGATCGGCCTCGCCTTCCAGGCGAAGATGATCGAGGCCTGGGTGGCGCTGCCGGTGTTCGGCCTGGTCTACCTGGTGTGCGCGCCGACCGCGCTGCGCCGGCGCCTGCTGCACACGGCGGCGGCCGGGGCGCTGGCACTCACCGTGTCGCTGTCCTGGATGACCGCCGTGAGTCTCACCCCGGCCTCCGACCGTCCCTATGTGGACGGGACCACCGACAACTCGGTGTTCAGCATGGTCGTGGGCTACAACTTCCTCAGCCGGTTCAGCGGCCTCGGCCTGAGCGCCGCCAGCACCGGGAGCGTCGCCGCCGTGAGCGGGACCAGTACCGGCACCCCCGACAGCACCAAGACCCCCGAGCCCAGAACCGGCGGCCAGTACGGCTGGACCAAACTGTTCGTCAAACCCCTCGGCTCCCAGGTCGGTTGGCTCTACCCGTCGGCCCTGGCAGGCGTCGCCCTCGGACTCCGGCGGCGGCGGAGCCGACCACGCACCGACCGGCAGCGATCCGGCTACCTTCTCTGGGGCGGCCTGGCCGGCGTCTTCGGGCTGGTGTTCAGCGCCGGCGCGGTCGACGGCCACACCTACTACATGGGGGTGGTCGCCGCCCCCCTCGCCGCACTCGCCGGTGCCGGGTTCACCCTGCTGTGGCGCAGCTACCGGGCCGGCGGACGGGCCGCCCTCGCACTGCCCGCGACCCTGGCCGCCAGCCTCGCCTGGGCCTTCGCGATCTCCCGGGAATTCCCCCGCTTCCTCCCCTGGGCCTGGCCGTCCGCGCTCGCCCTGGGCCTGCTGTCGGCCGGGCTGCTCCTGTGGGATCAGTGCCGTCCGACCCGCCGACTCGCCGTCCTCGGCCTGGTCGCGGCGCTCGCGGCCAACCTGTTCACCCCGGCCGCCTGGTCCGCGACCGTGCTCTCGCACCGCTACGGGCACTCCTGGCTGGGCACCGTCGGGCAGCCCGCGCTGAAGTCCGGCAAACCGGGCTCCACCAGCGGCAGCGGGGTCTCCGGAACCCTGACGAAGCGACAGCGGCAGCTGTACGCCTATCTGACCGCGCACCGCGACGGCGCCGAGTACCTGATGGCCGTGTGGAGCTGGGAGCAGGCCACGCCCTACATCCTCGCCAAGGACGCGCCCGTGCTCGCCGTCGGCGGGTACACCGGCCTGGCCCCCACACCCACCACCACCGAGCTGGCCAGGCTGGTCGACGCCGGAAAACTCCGCTTCGTGCTGCTGAAACACAGTGCCCGCGAAACCGCCCCGCGAGCCGCTGTCAGCACCTGGGTGCACACGAACTGCACCCTGGTCCCGGCCGCCGACTACGGCGGGAAGCCCACAGGGAGTTCAACGGATCTGTACAGCTGCGCAAACAAGATCTAG
- a CDS encoding DUF6716 putative glycosyltransferase, translating to MPMINPPRRVAVLADSDSRWKWGAALARRIAAEATLDAYFLNGRATPTERQLAEVGVVPDSSCEVTIAEFLADPRVGEADVLILALVGGGAQALLHGTARAWSALPRRPVVITGYVGVVYEKLTDGLLLRAGSDIVLANTTADAERFREVLAGVGADPGSVVETALPFLGGAQYVPAPEERRFTVCFAAQPSAPRSRSARRQLLERAAQHARRYPDRDVLVKLRSLPGEQTTHVEDFPYQRLLHELTIPAPFNLDPVYGHMSDVLDRTDLLVTVSSTAALESLHRSIPTAVLTDFGVREPLGNHYFIGSGCLASWDELDAGTVPVPDQRWLRRHGVLSDEPYRALRERIGELRSLPEMPSIVPYYSESRASGYQPALLRRYGLDPKGAPLVDVPAPDRRAGALNRIVRRTVRRSARSCYRLGAQRVAPVIRRWGQL from the coding sequence ATGCCGATGATCAATCCGCCGCGGCGCGTCGCCGTACTGGCCGACTCGGACAGCCGTTGGAAGTGGGGGGCCGCTCTGGCCCGCAGAATCGCCGCTGAGGCGACCCTGGACGCCTACTTCCTGAACGGCCGTGCCACGCCCACCGAACGGCAGCTCGCCGAGGTCGGCGTCGTCCCCGACTCGTCCTGCGAGGTGACCATCGCCGAGTTCCTCGCCGACCCCCGGGTCGGCGAGGCGGACGTCCTGATCCTCGCCCTGGTCGGCGGGGGCGCGCAGGCGCTGCTGCACGGGACGGCGCGGGCCTGGTCCGCACTCCCCCGACGGCCCGTCGTGATCACCGGCTACGTCGGCGTCGTCTACGAGAAGCTCACCGACGGACTGCTGCTCAGGGCCGGCTCCGACATCGTGCTCGCCAACACCACCGCGGACGCCGAACGCTTCCGCGAGGTGCTGGCGGGCGTCGGCGCCGATCCGGGCAGCGTGGTGGAGACCGCCCTGCCGTTCCTGGGCGGTGCGCAGTACGTGCCGGCCCCCGAGGAGCGCCGTTTCACGGTGTGCTTCGCCGCGCAGCCCTCGGCGCCGCGCAGCCGGTCGGCCCGTCGGCAGCTGCTGGAACGCGCCGCCCAGCACGCCCGGCGCTACCCGGACCGCGACGTCCTGGTGAAACTGCGCAGCCTACCCGGCGAGCAGACCACCCATGTCGAAGACTTTCCTTACCAACGGCTGCTGCATGAACTCACCATCCCGGCGCCGTTCAACCTCGACCCGGTGTACGGGCACATGAGCGATGTGCTGGACCGCACCGACCTGCTGGTCACGGTGAGCTCCACAGCCGCGCTGGAGTCGCTGCACCGCTCCATCCCCACGGCGGTGCTCACCGACTTCGGCGTCCGCGAGCCGCTGGGCAACCACTACTTCATCGGCTCCGGCTGCCTCGCCTCCTGGGACGAGCTGGACGCCGGGACCGTCCCGGTCCCGGACCAGCGGTGGCTGCGGCGGCACGGCGTGCTGTCCGACGAGCCCTACCGGGCCCTGCGGGAGCGGATCGGCGAACTCCGCAGCCTCCCGGAGATGCCCTCGATCGTCCCCTACTACTCCGAGTCACGCGCCAGCGGCTACCAGCCGGCCCTGCTGCGGCGCTACGGCCTGGATCCCAAGGGCGCACCGCTGGTCGACGTGCCCGCACCGGACCGGCGCGCCGGCGCGCTCAACCGAATCGTCCGCCGCACCGTCCGCCGTTCCGCCCGCAGCTGCTACCGGCTGGGCGCGCAGCGGGTGGCGCCCGTCATCCGCCGCTGGGGGCAGCTGTGA
- a CDS encoding acylneuraminate cytidylyltransferase yields MTPDQPDTQPDVLVVIPARGGSKGVPGKNLAPVGGEPLVARAVRASVQARRTTRVVVSTDDVGIMTAAGAAGAQVVRRPADIAGDTSSSESAVLHVLDELARAEVPDPEVVVLVQCTSPFLTPEEIDGVVAAVLDDGADSALTAAPFHGFLWRTDSVGAPSSHGVNHDHAHRPRRQDRPEDLLETGAAYAMRTDGFRAAGHRFFGSVALVRTDPARVLEIDEPDDLARARALAPLLLTDPAAADPTVQEQDLTAPVRLPGREDIDAVVLDFDGTQTDDRVWIDADGRETVAVHRGDGLGVARLVRAGLTVLILSTEANPVVSTRARKLNVPVLQGIARKDQALALWAETHSIDLRRVLYLGNDVNDLSCFSLVGWPTAVADAQPEVLDRARSVTERRGGHGAVREIASWLLGKELLHP; encoded by the coding sequence GTGACTCCTGATCAGCCCGACACGCAGCCCGACGTCCTGGTGGTGATCCCCGCCCGCGGGGGCTCCAAGGGCGTCCCGGGGAAGAACCTCGCGCCGGTCGGCGGCGAGCCGCTGGTGGCCCGCGCGGTCCGGGCGTCGGTGCAGGCGCGCCGCACCACCCGGGTCGTGGTCTCCACCGACGACGTCGGGATCATGACCGCCGCCGGGGCCGCCGGTGCCCAGGTGGTCCGGCGCCCGGCCGACATCGCCGGCGACACCTCCAGCAGCGAGAGCGCGGTGCTGCACGTCCTGGACGAGCTGGCCCGAGCGGAGGTCCCGGACCCGGAGGTGGTGGTGCTGGTGCAGTGCACCAGCCCGTTCCTGACGCCGGAGGAGATCGACGGCGTGGTCGCGGCCGTGCTGGACGACGGGGCCGACTCGGCCCTGACGGCCGCGCCGTTCCACGGATTCCTGTGGCGGACCGACAGTGTGGGGGCTCCCTCCAGTCACGGCGTGAACCACGACCACGCCCACCGGCCGCGACGGCAGGACCGCCCGGAGGACCTGCTGGAGACCGGAGCCGCCTATGCGATGCGCACCGACGGCTTCCGGGCCGCCGGGCACCGCTTCTTCGGCAGCGTCGCGCTGGTGCGCACCGATCCCGCCCGGGTGCTGGAGATCGATGAACCCGACGACCTGGCCCGGGCCCGGGCGCTGGCCCCGCTGCTGCTCACCGACCCGGCCGCCGCCGACCCGACCGTCCAGGAGCAGGACCTGACCGCCCCGGTGCGGCTGCCCGGCCGGGAGGACATCGACGCCGTGGTGCTGGACTTCGACGGCACCCAGACCGACGACCGGGTCTGGATCGACGCCGACGGCCGGGAGACCGTGGCGGTGCACCGCGGCGACGGCCTGGGCGTGGCCCGGCTGGTGCGCGCCGGGCTGACCGTGCTGATCCTCTCCACCGAGGCCAACCCGGTGGTGTCGACCCGGGCCCGCAAGCTCAATGTCCCCGTCCTGCAGGGCATCGCCCGGAAGGACCAAGCCCTCGCCCTGTGGGCCGAGACCCATTCGATCGACCTCAGAAGGGTCCTCTACCTGGGCAACGACGTGAACGACCTGTCCTGCTTCAGCCTTGTCGGCTGGCCCACCGCCGTCGCCGACGCACAACCGGAAGTGCTCGACCGCGCCCGCTCCGTGACGGAACGTCGCGGCGGCCATGGCGCCGTGCGCGAAATAGCCTCCTGGCTCCTTGGAAAGGAACTACTCCACCCATGA
- a CDS encoding N-acetylneuraminate synthase family protein — MITNRTDAKPAPAETKLADTARLRPLGDKLAGPGQPVYVVGEIGINHNGELDNAFALIDAAADAGCDAVKFQKRTPEICTPRDQWDIERDTPWGRMTYIDYRHRVEFGEDEYRAIDAHCKKRGIAWFASPWDVPSVDFLEQFDQPAFKVASASLTDDDLLRRLRETGRTIIISTGMSTPRQIRHAVEVLGSERILMCHTTSTYPAPTDQLNLRMLETLRREYPNVPIGYSGHEIGLQTTLAAVALGAVFVERHITLDRAMWGSDQSASVEPGGLERLVRDIRVVEAALGDGVKRVYDAERAAMAKLRRVPGNLSALPQQRNGEGSTGPQSTESAVAS, encoded by the coding sequence ATGATCACCAACCGTACCGACGCCAAGCCTGCTCCTGCTGAGACCAAGCTCGCGGACACCGCCCGGCTGCGTCCCCTCGGCGACAAGCTGGCCGGCCCCGGCCAGCCCGTCTACGTGGTCGGCGAGATCGGCATCAACCACAACGGCGAGCTGGACAACGCCTTCGCGCTGATCGACGCCGCCGCCGACGCCGGCTGCGACGCGGTCAAGTTCCAGAAGCGCACCCCGGAGATCTGCACCCCGCGCGACCAGTGGGACATCGAGCGGGACACCCCCTGGGGCCGGATGACCTACATCGACTACCGCCACCGGGTGGAGTTCGGCGAGGACGAGTACCGCGCCATCGACGCACACTGCAAGAAGCGCGGCATCGCCTGGTTCGCCTCCCCGTGGGACGTCCCCAGCGTCGACTTCCTGGAGCAGTTCGACCAGCCCGCCTTCAAGGTCGCCTCGGCCAGCCTCACCGACGACGACCTGCTGCGCCGGCTCCGCGAGACCGGCCGGACGATCATCATCTCCACCGGCATGTCGACGCCCCGTCAGATCCGGCACGCGGTCGAGGTCCTGGGCAGCGAGCGCATCCTGATGTGCCACACCACCAGCACCTACCCGGCCCCGACCGACCAGCTCAACCTGCGGATGCTGGAGACCCTGCGCCGCGAGTACCCCAATGTGCCGATCGGCTACTCCGGCCACGAGATCGGCCTGCAGACCACCCTCGCCGCGGTGGCGCTGGGCGCGGTCTTCGTGGAGCGGCACATCACCCTGGACCGCGCCATGTGGGGCTCCGACCAGAGCGCCTCGGTGGAGCCCGGCGGCCTGGAGCGCCTGGTGCGCGACATCCGGGTGGTCGAGGCGGCCCTGGGCGACGGGGTCAAGCGGGTGTACGACGCCGAGCGCGCCGCCATGGCCAAGCTGCGCCGGGTGCCGGGCAACCTCAGCGCCCTGCCCCAGCAGCGCAACGGCGAGGGCAGCACCGGCCCGCAGAGCACCGAGTCGGCAGTCGCCTCGTGA
- a CDS encoding ABC transporter permease: protein MSSQTLDAGPARPERLAEPTSAELAARYGLTVPGQRPPFWEYVASLVAYRSFTFAYARARVASVYSSARLGPLWNVLTPLLHIGVYYLVFGWMMDRKAGSGESYIGFLSIGVFVFSYSREAFAVGTKSVADRLTLIRALSFPRALLPLATVVQQLIILGFSLGIVVWILVAVGQIPSFRWLQILPALFLQTLFNIGAALVMARIGAVLRDLRELVPWVLRVWMYTCGVMYSLNKLTAHAPDWVRLMLELNPGAIYIELSRHALLDGYGQTTPHAWSAGLFWAVLSLGTGLVFFWRAEHRYGRG from the coding sequence ATGAGCAGCCAGACTCTCGACGCGGGCCCGGCCCGCCCCGAGCGGCTCGCCGAGCCGACCTCCGCCGAGCTCGCCGCCCGGTACGGGCTGACCGTTCCCGGCCAGCGACCGCCGTTCTGGGAGTACGTGGCCTCGCTGGTGGCCTACCGCAGTTTCACCTTCGCCTACGCCCGGGCGCGGGTGGCCAGCGTCTACTCCTCGGCGCGGCTGGGGCCGCTGTGGAACGTGCTGACACCGCTGCTGCACATCGGGGTCTACTACTTGGTGTTCGGCTGGATGATGGACCGCAAGGCCGGGTCGGGCGAGAGCTACATCGGCTTCCTCTCCATCGGCGTGTTCGTCTTCAGCTACAGCCGCGAGGCCTTCGCGGTCGGGACCAAGTCGGTGGCCGACCGGCTGACGCTGATCCGGGCGCTGTCCTTCCCCCGGGCGCTGCTGCCGCTGGCCACGGTGGTGCAGCAGCTCATCATCCTGGGCTTCTCGCTGGGGATCGTGGTCTGGATCCTGGTGGCCGTGGGTCAGATCCCCTCGTTCCGATGGCTGCAGATCCTGCCGGCCCTGTTCCTGCAGACCCTGTTCAACATCGGAGCGGCACTGGTCATGGCCAGGATCGGCGCGGTGCTGCGGGATCTGCGCGAGCTGGTCCCCTGGGTGCTCCGGGTCTGGATGTACACCTGCGGCGTGATGTACAGCCTCAACAAACTGACAGCACACGCGCCGGACTGGGTCCGGCTGATGCTGGAGCTCAACCCCGGCGCGATCTACATCGAGCTGTCCCGGCACGCACTGCTGGACGGCTACGGACAGACGACGCCGCACGCGTGGTCTGCCGGGTTGTTCTGGGCGGTGCTGTCGCTGGGGACGGGGTTGGTGTTCTTCTGGCGGGCTGAGCATCGGTATGGGCGGGGGTAG
- a CDS encoding response regulator transcription factor, translating into MIRVLLADDQVLVRAGFRSLLDAQPDIEVVAEADDGLAATRLTRELLPDVVLMDIRMPGQDGLAATRIISGDPALAQVKVVVLTTFELDEYVFEALRSGAAGFLVKDTEPAELVRAVRAVHGGDGLLSPGVTRRLISEFAARSKEPDASAPLDRLTEREREVVALVGLGLSNDEIAGRLVVSPLTAKTHVSRAMVKLGARDRAQLVVLAYESGLVRPGWLG; encoded by the coding sequence ATGATCCGTGTTCTGCTCGCCGACGACCAGGTGCTGGTCCGGGCAGGCTTCCGCTCGCTGCTGGACGCCCAGCCCGACATCGAGGTGGTGGCCGAGGCCGACGACGGCCTTGCCGCGACCCGGCTGACCCGTGAACTACTGCCCGACGTGGTGCTGATGGACATTCGGATGCCCGGGCAGGACGGGCTGGCCGCGACCCGGATCATCTCCGGCGATCCGGCGCTGGCCCAGGTCAAGGTGGTCGTGCTGACCACCTTCGAGCTGGACGAGTACGTGTTCGAGGCGCTGCGGTCCGGCGCGGCCGGGTTCCTGGTCAAGGACACGGAGCCGGCCGAGCTGGTCCGCGCGGTGCGGGCGGTCCACGGCGGCGACGGGCTGCTGTCACCGGGGGTGACCCGGCGGCTGATCTCGGAGTTCGCCGCACGCTCCAAGGAGCCCGACGCGTCCGCGCCGCTCGATCGGCTGACGGAACGTGAGCGCGAGGTCGTCGCGCTGGTCGGGCTGGGCCTGTCCAACGACGAGATCGCCGGGCGGTTGGTGGTCAGTCCGTTGACTGCTAAGACGCATGTCAGCCGGGCGATGGTGAAACTGGGGGCTCGGGACCGGGCTCAGTTGGTCGTGCTGGCCTATGAGTCGGGGTTGGTTCGTCCGGGGTGGCTGGGGTGA
- a CDS encoding sensor histidine kinase — MDRPRARGESSRWGAGGRRRPSRAVLFSSIGLALIQVAGTRATQDGQPEAHQLDHLGYALLVLGPLILLLRNRLPVVACAGTAAVAVVYLLIGYPYGPIFLSVVVGFVNAILAGHRRAAWISIAGLYLAHLTLSLATGKLRWDHGGNWARELGTIAWLLLVVLAAEVIRSRVEQREQRRQVRAEREQRIADEQRLAIARELHDVLAHSISLINIQAGVALELLDGDPEQARTALTTIKQTSKEALGEVRQVLGTLRTPGRADAAPRTPAPGLNRLDELVAQARTAGLDVTLRTTGTPRTLPQGVELAAFRIVQEALTNVIRHSSARTAQVELAFADEALTLDIEDPGPLSTTGGPRAGGSGSGLTGMRERVAALGGSVSAAAAGTGFRVHAELPLEMP; from the coding sequence ATGGACCGTCCCCGAGCCCGTGGAGAGAGCAGCCGGTGGGGCGCCGGAGGGCGCCGCCGGCCCTCCCGCGCCGTGCTGTTCAGCAGCATCGGGCTGGCCCTGATCCAGGTGGCCGGCACCCGTGCGACCCAGGACGGTCAGCCGGAGGCGCACCAGCTGGACCACCTCGGCTATGCGCTGCTGGTGCTCGGTCCGCTGATCCTGCTGCTGCGCAACCGCCTGCCGGTCGTCGCCTGTGCCGGCACCGCCGCCGTCGCGGTGGTCTATCTGCTGATCGGCTACCCGTACGGGCCGATCTTCCTCAGCGTCGTGGTCGGCTTCGTCAACGCGATCCTCGCCGGGCACCGCAGGGCCGCCTGGATCTCCATCGCCGGTCTCTACCTCGCCCATCTGACGCTGTCACTGGCGACCGGGAAGCTGCGGTGGGACCACGGCGGCAACTGGGCCCGGGAACTGGGCACGATCGCCTGGCTGCTGCTGGTGGTGCTGGCCGCCGAGGTGATCCGGAGCCGAGTCGAACAGCGCGAGCAGCGGCGCCAGGTCCGGGCCGAACGCGAGCAGCGGATCGCGGACGAGCAGCGCCTCGCCATCGCCCGCGAGCTGCACGACGTACTGGCGCACAGCATCTCGCTGATCAACATCCAGGCCGGGGTGGCGCTGGAACTGCTGGACGGCGACCCCGAGCAGGCCAGGACCGCGCTCACCACGATCAAGCAGACCAGCAAGGAGGCGCTGGGCGAGGTCCGCCAGGTCCTCGGCACCCTGCGCACCCCGGGCCGGGCCGATGCGGCGCCGCGCACCCCGGCGCCCGGCCTGAACCGGCTCGACGAGCTGGTCGCGCAGGCCCGTACCGCAGGACTGGACGTCACCCTGCGCACCACCGGCACCCCCAGGACCTTGCCGCAGGGCGTCGAGCTCGCCGCCTTCCGCATCGTCCAGGAGGCGCTGACCAATGTCATCCGCCATTCCTCGGCCCGCACCGCGCAGGTCGAACTCGCCTTCGCCGACGAGGCGCTGACCCTCGACATCGAGGACCCCGGACCGCTCTCCACCACCGGCGGCCCCCGGGCCGGAGGGTCCGGCAGCGGGCTCACCGGGATGCGGGAGCGGGTCGCCGCGCTGGGCGGCAGTGTCAGCGCCGCGGCGGCGGGAACAGGCTTTCGCGTCCATGCCGAGCTGCCGTTGGAGATGCCATGA
- a CDS encoding geranylgeranyl reductase family protein: MWDVVVVGAGPAGASAAYEAASSTDGNGRSPRVLLLDKAAPPRYKTCGGGIIGPSRDALPPGFVLPLKDRVHAITFALDGRYQRTRRSKKMLFGLVNRDEFDQRLVQCAEKAGAVLATGVTVTGVRQNDDQSAVLTLQDGRAVRALAVVGADGSAGRIGAHVGVSFDQVDLGLEAEIPVPPEVAAAWRGRVLLDWGGAVPGSYGWVFPKGDSLTVGVIAARGQGAETRAYLKEFIARLGLSGFTPSIESGHLTRCRSEGSPLAKGRVLVAGDAAGLLEPWTREGISYALRSGRLAGQWAAKLAAAPDAVDVRRQALNYAFAIKADLGEEMRIGRKLMTAFESRPRAFHFAALGLRPAWRAFARVTQGHTTFAGLARSHGLGRPTIDLLTRS; the protein is encoded by the coding sequence GTGTGGGACGTCGTGGTCGTCGGCGCGGGTCCGGCCGGCGCCTCCGCCGCCTACGAGGCCGCCTCGTCCACCGACGGGAACGGCCGTTCGCCGCGGGTGCTGCTGCTCGACAAGGCGGCTCCGCCCCGCTACAAGACCTGCGGCGGCGGCATCATCGGCCCCTCCCGCGACGCGCTGCCGCCCGGCTTCGTGCTGCCGCTCAAGGACCGCGTCCACGCCATCACCTTTGCCCTGGACGGCCGCTACCAGCGCACCCGCCGCTCCAAGAAGATGCTGTTCGGGCTGGTCAACCGGGACGAGTTCGACCAGCGGCTGGTGCAGTGCGCGGAGAAGGCCGGCGCGGTGCTCGCCACCGGAGTGACCGTCACCGGGGTGCGGCAGAACGACGACCAGAGCGCGGTGCTCACCCTCCAGGACGGCCGCGCGGTGCGGGCCCTGGCCGTAGTCGGCGCCGACGGCAGCGCCGGACGGATCGGCGCCCATGTCGGCGTCAGCTTCGACCAGGTCGACCTGGGCCTGGAGGCCGAGATCCCGGTCCCGCCCGAGGTGGCCGCCGCCTGGCGCGGCCGGGTGCTGCTCGACTGGGGCGGCGCCGTCCCCGGCTCGTACGGCTGGGTCTTCCCCAAGGGCGACAGCCTCACCGTCGGCGTCATCGCCGCCCGGGGGCAGGGCGCGGAGACCCGCGCCTACCTCAAGGAGTTCATCGCCCGGCTGGGCCTGTCCGGCTTCACCCCGTCCATCGAGTCGGGCCACCTCACCCGCTGCCGTTCCGAGGGCTCACCGCTGGCCAAGGGCCGGGTCCTGGTCGCCGGCGACGCCGCCGGACTGCTGGAGCCGTGGACCCGCGAGGGCATCTCCTACGCGTTGCGCTCCGGACGGCTGGCCGGACAGTGGGCCGCGAAGCTCGCCGCGGCCCCGGACGCCGTGGACGTACGCCGTCAGGCGCTCAACTACGCCTTCGCCATCAAGGCGGACCTGGGCGAGGAGATGCGCATCGGACGCAAGCTGATGACCGCGTTCGAGAGCCGCCCCCGGGCCTTCCACTTCGCCGCGCTGGGGCTGCGCCCGGCCTGGCGGGCCTTCGCCCGGGTCACCCAGGGCCACACCACCTTCGCCGGCCTGGCCCGCTCGCACGGCCTGGGCCGCCCGACGATCGACCTGCTCACCCGCTCCTGA
- a CDS encoding DUF4184 family protein, with protein sequence MPFTFSHPAAVLPLIGQGRGRGPLIASALVAGSLAPDVPFFLETVLPGSYGLGDVAHRAWAVPTLNVAIAAGLVAGWHGLLREPMVALLPDPWADRADSLTAPRRKRGPGSTDAADAAWFAASAALGAFSHVGWDAFTHHGRAGVRMVPALRREIGGMPVYHALQWGTSAAGLGLIAASGAAALRRQQMPQPRRIALRPGVRRCAAAAVAATAVLGAVHRTARERPKTGGRLSPAHLVAAASFGGGAGAAVGAAAVALAVRLTTRPEQARLAGAGHRDDAL encoded by the coding sequence GTGCCCTTCACCTTCAGCCATCCCGCAGCCGTCCTGCCCCTCATCGGCCAAGGCCGCGGTCGCGGGCCGCTGATCGCCTCGGCCCTGGTCGCCGGATCGCTGGCGCCGGACGTCCCCTTCTTCCTGGAGACGGTGCTGCCCGGCAGCTACGGCCTCGGCGACGTCGCCCACCGCGCGTGGGCCGTGCCCACCCTGAACGTCGCCATCGCCGCCGGGCTGGTCGCCGGCTGGCACGGGCTGCTGCGCGAACCGATGGTCGCGCTGCTGCCCGACCCCTGGGCCGACCGCGCCGATTCGCTCACCGCCCCCCGGCGCAAGCGCGGACCCGGCTCCACCGACGCAGCGGACGCCGCCTGGTTCGCCGCGTCGGCGGCCCTGGGCGCGTTCAGCCATGTCGGCTGGGACGCCTTCACCCACCACGGCCGGGCCGGGGTGCGGATGGTCCCGGCGCTGCGCCGGGAGATCGGCGGCATGCCGGTCTACCACGCGCTCCAGTGGGGGACCTCCGCCGCCGGGCTGGGCCTGATCGCCGCGTCCGGGGCCGCCGCGCTGCGGCGGCAGCAGATGCCGCAGCCGCGCCGGATCGCCCTGCGACCCGGCGTCAGAAGGTGCGCGGCTGCCGCCGTCGCGGCGACCGCGGTCCTCGGCGCGGTGCACCGGACCGCCCGGGAGCGGCCGAAGACCGGAGGCCGGCTCTCCCCGGCCCACCTGGTCGCCGCCGCCTCCTTCGGCGGGGGCGCCGGAGCGGCCGTCGGAGCCGCCGCAGTGGCACTGGCCGTCCGGCTGACGACCCGTCCGGAGCAGGCACGGCTGGCTGGTGCGGGCCACCGCGACGATGCCCTCTAA